One part of the Marmota flaviventris isolate mMarFla1 chromosome 4, mMarFla1.hap1, whole genome shotgun sequence genome encodes these proteins:
- the LOC114082444 gene encoding LOW QUALITY PROTEIN: melanoma inhibitory activity protein 2-like (The sequence of the model RefSeq protein was modified relative to this genomic sequence to represent the inferred CDS: deleted 1 base in 1 codon; substituted 1 base at 1 genomic stop codon) — protein MEAPRTAPQPYXRVALEEVGRVVAALSEDMKPGPNPYGVPWELVMCRAIGCFALLLFLWRSFQCVRSRLYVGREKQLALKLSRRIEEKCELLEKVSLVQKELEGLESTLKGSSSEKSPREAPNLEATYKKLHRSKPSHGDERLFLEKELEEQKAKHCKQDGIMADILRRIKTLKGESEFLRSQIAETKTNLRLLQMSEEGLQLAMKEALDERSQLQHSQKPILQGDAESWREQGRVQCKESTALEDSQFHAKQVQTDKENHMESLTEGLLMMKDTSSPSKGAQTDVGNLEWGMKSESGIGAHLDDEPKGALKKLVDGAKLKASLETLEVERYQTCAFLSDIEKTKEDLREQIKSLKTEQATLLSENTWLEGENENLQQKVKVMMECYQENMMKLHGKLRVEENYQVEQEEKLSKVKEEMGHTREELETYRKRATYLKEELERTIQSCQGKIIYSEKKAHESELEAWIAERNLHYFMKQNARNRQKLTERELQFELVEEDPCALGVSNAALGRKHSPNGPSPLGPPWQGGCYSNYGRPSRQAELRGSNMPSLDKEDGPMSSESQSSRKETKIDLGDSNVPNSSLPAENQATVSGSLLAPFPPVRGELFPVDPRSQFMRGGPFFPLPPPGNRYGAPRDYFPPGPPPPPFFPMPDVYEWRYFPHDLPPRADFLPPPPHSESRSEYPSGFIPPSSEET, from the exons ATGGAGGCACCAAGGACTGCCCCTCAGCCATATTAGCGGGTGGCCCTGGAAGAAGTAGGCAGGGTTGTGGCAGCATTGTCTGAAGACATGAAGCCAGGCCCTAATCCTTATGGTGTTCCTTGGGAGttggtgatgtgtagagctattGGATGTTTTGCTCTTCTCTTGTTTTTGTGGAGAAGTTTTCAGTGTGTTAGAAGTAGGCTTTATGTGGGAAGAGAAAAACAGCTGGCTTTAAAACTTTCTAGaagaattgaagaaaaatgtgaaCTACTTGAAAAAGTTAGCCTTGTTCAAAAAGAGCTTGAAGGCTTAGAGTCAACTTTAAAGGGCAGCAGTTCTGAGAAGAGTCCAAGAGAAGCCCCAAATTTGGAGGCAACCTATAAAAAGCTGCATAGGTCCAAACCTAGCCATGGGGATGAAAGACTCTTTCTAGAAAAAGAGCTAGAAGAACAAAAGGCCAAACATTGTAAACAGGATGGAATCATGGCAGATATATTGAGAAGGATAAAGACCCTAAAAGGTGAATCAGAATTCCTCAGATCACAAATAGCTGAAACTAAAACAAACTTGAGACTGCTTCAAATGAGTGAGGAAGGACTTCAGCTGGCAATGAAGGAAGCCTTGGATGAACGTTCCCAGCTTCAGCATAGTCAGAAACCGATCTTACAAGGAGACGCTGAATCATGGAGGGAACAAGGACGTGTCCAATGTAAAGAGAGCACCGCATTGGAAGACTCTCAATTCCATGCAAAACAAGTtcaaactgataaagaaaatcacATGGAGTCTCTGACTGAAGGCTTGCTGATGATGAAAGATACGTCTTCTCCAAGCAAGGGAGCCCAAACAGATGTTGGGAACTTGGAATGGGGAATGAAGAGTGAATCAGGAATTGGTGCTCACTTGGATGATGAGCCCAAAGGAGCTTTGAAGAAACTGGTTGATGGTGCTAAGCTAAAGGCCTCCTTAGAAACCTTAGAAGTAGAAAGATATCAAACTTGTGCTTTCTTATCTGACatagagaaaacaaaggaagaccTTAGAGAACAGATTAAAAGTCTGAAAACTGAACAGGCAACCTTGCTGTCAGAAAATACATGGCTTGAAGGTGAGAATGAGAACCTTCAGCAGAAAGTTAAAGTCATGATGGAATGCTATCAAGAAAATATGATGAAACTCCATGGGAAACTCAGAGTAGAGGAAAATTATCAGGTGGAGCAAGAGGAGAAACTTTCCAAGGTCAAAGAAGAGATGGGCCATACAAGAGAAGAGCTGGAGACATACAGAAAGCGAGCCACATATCTTAAAGAAGAATTGGAGAGAACCATTCAGTCCTGTCAGGGGAAGATTATTTACTCTGAGAAAAAAGCACATGAGAGTGAGTTGGAGGCTTGGATTGCTGAAAGAAACCTCCATTATTTCATGAAACAAAATGCTCGCAATAGACAAAAGTTAACTGAAAGGGAGCTTCAATTTGAACTTGTAGAGGAAGATCCCTGTGCACTTGGTGTTTCAAATGCAGCATTGGGCAGAAAGCATTCCCCCAATGGTCCCTCACCATTGGGTCCTCCTTGGCAAGGTGGATGTTATTCGAATTATGGTAGACCATCGCGACAAGCAGAACTCAGAGGTTCTAATATGCCTTCTTTGGATAAAGAGGATGGGCCTATGTCTTCAGAAAGTCAATCCAGTAGAAAGGAGACCAAAATCGATCTTGGTGATTCCAATGTGCCCAATTCATCTCTCCCTGCTGAAAACCAAGCAACTGTCTCCGGCTCATTGTTGGCACCTTTCCCTCCAGTCAGAGGTGAATTGTTTCCTGTGGATCCGAGGAGTCAGTTCATGAGAGGAGGACCATttttccctctgcctcctccaggaaacAGGTATGGAGCACCTCGAGATTATTTTCCACCGGGCCCACCACCCCCTCCATTTTTTCCAATGCCAGATGTCTATGAATGGAGGTATTTTCCTCATGACCTTCCCCCAAGAGCT GatttcctccccccacccccgcattcTGAAAGTAGAAGTGAGTACCCTTCAGGCTTCATTCCACCTTCAAGTGAAGAAACCTGA